The following is a genomic window from Salvia hispanica cultivar TCC Black 2014 unplaced genomic scaffold, UniMelb_Shisp_WGS_1.0 HiC_scaffold_228, whole genome shotgun sequence.
AAAAAGGTTCCTGAATATGCATGAATTCTAGCTTCACATCACTGTTTTAACCGTTGATCTGGAAGAAGTAGCTCAAATGATATTGGTAATATTCAGGGaatcaatattcttaaagcccATGGTAAAAGTGCCCGAGATAGCTACTTACTGAAGGGGTATGCTCTCAACACGGGACGTGCTGCACAGGGCATGCCATTGAGGGTTGCTCCAGCCAGAATTGCTTGTCTTGATTTTAATCTTCAGAAGGCAAAAATGCAAATGGGTGTCCAAGTTTTGGTCACTGACCCCAGAGAGTTGGAGAAGATTCGTCAAAggtgatttattttattcatttcttgTAAGATATTGTGTCCTAAACAAGGCAGTTGACTTCATTGTAATCTATTTAGCATCTTTTCATTAGTTGGATCTATAATTCTGTATTTCTGGCCCACACATTAATTGTATCAGGCAACCGTAAATAAATTTGCATGTTTTGGAGATATGCATTTTTACTGGTGTTGCTTATTCATATTCTATAGTTGCTCGTGTATATTAAGTGCCGTTTGAAGGCCACAGCAATTTACCCGCACAACTTCCCTGAAGTTTAAATGTACTAACAATTGATTGACCTCTTGACTTTTAGAGAAGCGGACATGACAAAAGAACGTATTCAGAAACTTCTTCAGGCAGGAGCCAATGTAATTTTAACTACAAAAGGAATCGATGACATGGCACTCAAGGTCTGCCTTCAGCACAACCTTAGTCGCATAGAAGTTCTTTCATCCTTTATACTGGCAGATACATGAAATAACTTACTGTTTTATTATGCTTCCATTTTATAGCTTGCTTTTTATTCATCCATGTAAAAATAAGCCAATCTTGTATGATAACTGGGCAAACAGTGGAAACACTGCTGGAAAGGGTTGAAGTCAGAACCATTTTCATTAAGCCATGAAATAGAATATTGTTGTATTGTGCTAACGTATTATCTTTGCACATCTACTTGGTTTTCTCTTGTTGTGACTGTGTGTTATACTGTAACAGTATTTTGTGGAGGCTGGTGCAATAGCAGTGAGACGTGTTCGCAAGGAAGATCTGCGTCACGTTGCCAAGGCAACTGGTGCTTCTGCGGTAGGTTTTGCTTCTTATCTTCCAACTGCCTGTCTTATATCTTTTGTTTGTTCCCATAAACGTTTAAAAAGGaagattaattattagtattatggATGAGTTCAGATTTAGAATGACCTAAGAGATGGTTATGCTGAAATCATGACTCGACGGCTCGACCACCATATATAGTTACAAAAAAGGGTTTAATGAATATGACCACGAAACTGAAGTGTGgtatcataattcataacGATATGGTTGCTTAAAGAGGTCTCCTACTATTATTCATTTACTCGAGTTAATATCCCTAACTTCCCGTTTACCATTTTCTCATCGATGATGCTActtataaacaacaaaattaagtCCAATATAAGTATGACAGTTCTTGAGATTTGTCTTTCTCAACAAGAGGCATAGGCTtatatgattttctttttctagctatcaaatttctattttgagaTCTCTTGCTTTGGAAAAAGATAGAGTGAAAAActgttatcattttttatgtatcAATCCTTAATTGTTGCTCCTATGCAGGTTTCAACTTTTGCTGATATGGAAGGGGAAGAAACATTTGATGCATCACTTCTGGGACATGCTGATGAAGTAGTGGAGGAACGAATTGCTGATGATGATGTGATTATGATAAAAGGAACCAAAACCTCAAGTGCGGTATGTATTAGCTCTGAATTCTTTAATACTAAAATGATTTCTTGTCCTGCTGAAATGCTTGAGCTACTTCTGATAGTTTGCAATTTGATGAGTTGGTTGGTTCAACTcccaatcatttttattcatgaaaatgctcattttttaaatgtatagATTAATGTCTTACAGTAACTTTCATTCAGTATTATACATATTGACCTGGAATTTGCTTTTTTTCAGGTTTCATTAATACTTAGAGGTGCCAACGATTACATGCTTGATGAAATGGACAGGGCTTTGCATGATGCCATATGCGTTGTCAAAAGGACTCTTGAATCTAATACTGTAAGATTCTGTTGTCATTTATTTTGACTGTGGCACTCTGTCTAATTTTTCGTATATTCCTTAAGTATTGaacttatttttctattaattgttGTCTCTTTCTTAGACTTGATATGTCTATTAGTTTTACTTAAATGCTACACATCTTGAAATGCGCttgttatttttatgcttaaatttcaaatttataggTAACACATTGTTGCTTACTACTCCCcctgtcccattaaatattcAACGTTTGCTTTTGTGcacttgttttgaaaaaattataataaataactaaagtggtgagaaaaaaagtaatagagagaaTGATGTAGAGGAGAGTCCCCTTTAtcatattctcttttttactttattttttctccactttaattatttattactacctctgtccctgaaaatttgatacagtttactatttcggtccgtccccgaaaatttgatacacttcacttttaccatttttggtagtagaccccatattccactaactcattcctactcacattttattataaaactaatactttaaaagtaggacccacctcccaccaactttttcaactcactttccattacatttcttaaaacccgtgtcgggtcaaagtgtagcaaattttgggggacggaggtagtatcatttttccaaaacatgtgtgaaaaagcaaatgtttcatatttaatgggaaaGAGGAGTATTATTCAAGccaaattttaaacatttagATCTGACAAAAACATAGACAATTGTCATAGATACAAGTACCTCATCTTCTTGAGTTCGATGAAATATAGGTTGTTGCTGGTGGAGGTGCAGTTGAGGCTGCCCTATCTGTATATTTGGAGAATTTAGCTACAACTCTGGGGTCACGGGAGCAGTTGGCCATAGCTGAGTTTGCTGAAGCTTTATTGATCATTCCTAAGGTACTTACAAGCAAACtttgttcttgattttatttcatcaaaagCTCATAAGTTATCTTTTGCCAACTGAAGTGCATCTGGATATTTTCCTTCTAGGTACTTGCTGTCAATGCTGCTAAGGACGCTACTGATTTGGTTGCTAAACTACGAGCTTACCACCACACTGCACAGACCAAAGCAGATAAAAAGCATTTGTCAAGGTATATATCGCATATTAGCAGTATTACACTGCTTAGTTGTTTTGGTGTTACTACCAAATTGTACATACGATGCATGTTAATAGTTATctatatgaataataattttatctgTATCGGAAACAGATAagtcttattttaaatttttatagattCTAGGTATAAAATTATCCTTATCTGAAGtagattataaaaatatacacctATACAATGAATTTACTACCATccttaaaattatgataaggATATTATAGGTGTATCAGAATTGtaagaattaattatatacatacACCTATACATGAAATGACTAAACTATCCTTAGATTtataatatgtaaaaatatgtaaaaatatgtaggaatatgcacttttataatagtaatagatTCTCTAAGGCCCTTCTTGGtatggtggaatggaatggaggaaTGGAATGACATTCctacctccattccattcctttgcttggtaaatattttgttaggaatcaccattccattccacatgGGAATACCCATTCCATCCATTTAGCTAAGGAATgaccattccattccattccattttcctttcttcttattttaaaatttaacaaaattatataaatattattttatattatatttaaatttaatattatcacaattttacaataacattaaaattttaaattttttaataattgaaaaatccacacacacttcacacacttcacaaatttcacacactacacacacttcacacactacacacacttcacacactacacaaatttcacacactacacaaatttcacacactacacacacttcacacactacatacacttcacacactacacacactt
Proteins encoded in this region:
- the LOC125198741 gene encoding T-complex protein 1 subunit alpha-like gives rise to the protein SSSNDIGNIQGINILKAHGKSARDSYLLKGYALNTGRAAQGMPLRVAPARIACLDFNLQKAKMQMGVQVLVTDPRELEKIRQREADMTKERIQKLLQAGANVILTTKGIDDMALKYFVEAGAIAVRRVRKEDLRHVAKATGASAVSTFADMEGEETFDASLLGHADEVVEERIADDDVIMIKGTKTSSAVSLILRGANDYMLDEMDRALHDAICVVKRTLESNTVVAGGGAVEAALSVYLENLATTLGSREQLAIAEFAEALLIIPKVLAVNAAKDATDLVAKLRAYHHTAQTKADKKHLSSMGLDLINGTVRNNLEAGVIEPAMSKVKLVLTH